From one Planktothrix agardhii NIES-204 genomic stretch:
- a CDS encoding C-methyltransferase: MHLTHRKTCRVCGSSALTPVINLGGQYLQGSFVKPGKEEPPQRKIPLSLVRCDPTRDEHACGLLQMQHTVPPEILYSAYWYRSGTNQTMRNHLQGIAEDGVSMIGKSKALVLDIGCNDGTLLKYYPKDFIKFGVDPSDVAQEVGDDITVIQDIFPSQELLKRTKGEKFDVITSIAMFYDLEDPVTFCQEIKAALAENGLWIFEMSYMPSMLKMNSYDTICHEHLEYYSLAVLDIILKKADLKIVDAVLNDINGGSIRCYATHIDNFTFKKQEAMQRLQQLRQEEFDMELDTDKPYKNFQDRINVHKDQLIGMLKTLKKEGKSIHIYGASTKGNTILQWCDIDNRIIDYAAERNPDKYGAYTLGTDIPIISEAESRAMNPDYYLVLPWHFKEEFLKREAETLKSGVGMIFPLPTVDIIKY; the protein is encoded by the coding sequence ATGCACTTAACACATCGGAAAACCTGTCGGGTATGCGGTTCTTCAGCCCTCACCCCTGTGATCAATTTGGGAGGGCAATATTTACAAGGTTCTTTTGTAAAACCAGGTAAAGAGGAACCACCGCAGAGAAAAATTCCCCTTTCTTTGGTGCGTTGCGATCCCACCCGAGATGAACACGCTTGTGGTTTGCTACAAATGCAACATACCGTTCCGCCGGAGATTTTATATTCCGCTTACTGGTATCGTTCTGGTACTAACCAAACCATGCGAAATCATTTGCAGGGAATTGCTGAAGATGGGGTATCAATGATCGGCAAAAGTAAAGCTTTGGTGTTGGATATTGGCTGTAATGACGGCACTTTGCTGAAGTATTATCCCAAAGATTTTATTAAATTTGGGGTCGATCCTTCTGATGTAGCTCAGGAGGTTGGTGATGATATTACTGTGATCCAAGATATCTTTCCTTCCCAAGAATTGTTGAAGAGAACTAAAGGCGAAAAGTTTGATGTGATTACATCAATTGCCATGTTCTACGATCTCGAAGATCCTGTAACTTTTTGTCAAGAAATTAAGGCAGCTTTGGCAGAAAATGGCTTGTGGATTTTTGAAATGTCCTATATGCCATCAATGTTAAAAATGAACTCCTATGACACTATTTGCCATGAGCATTTAGAGTATTACAGTTTAGCAGTGCTGGATATTATTCTGAAAAAAGCTGACTTGAAGATAGTGGATGCAGTTCTTAATGATATCAATGGTGGTAGCATTCGCTGTTATGCCACACACATTGATAATTTCACCTTCAAGAAACAAGAAGCTATGCAGCGCCTCCAGCAGTTGCGCCAAGAAGAGTTTGATATGGAGCTTGATACTGACAAGCCGTACAAAAACTTCCAAGACAGAATTAATGTCCACAAAGATCAACTAATAGGAATGCTTAAAACCCTCAAAAAAGAAGGCAAAAGCATTCATATTTACGGTGCTTCGACCAAAGGTAATACAATCTTGCAATGGTGTGACATTGACAACCGCATTATTGATTATGCCGCTGAACGCAATCCCGATAAGTATGGAGCTTATACTTTAGGAACTGATATTCCGATTATCAGTGAAGCGGAATCAAGAGCCATGAATCCAGATTATTATTTAGTCTTGCCCTGGCACTTTAAGGAAGAGTTTCTAAAGCGTGAGGCAGAAACATTAAAAAGTGGTGTGGGAATGATCTTCCCCCTGCCAACAGTTGACATTATCAAATACTAA